From the Osmerus eperlanus chromosome 21, fOsmEpe2.1, whole genome shotgun sequence genome, one window contains:
- the znf654 gene encoding zinc finger protein 654 yields MAEEDSEFELEGFKKQLRSLFDSFLREELGPESDIYCARFCELVEECTGRWQEPLPQLRFLQSALCSLVQASVCFPSDCEHVQCTLSSLALSAFELLLFFGQSDFLRNPLKDILDSLQECCSSFVRHQNVHLLQVMRVIREGGSWASPTLHAILTEKELPRDEVDRYLGSEMPVFLELRIRYLMANQKVCEATSLAKTCAHHSSLGRHLFFLQVYLTFLWKASHHDHLHKVIAEADAKDAVDIICYMETEHDDDELVLSLCRAFLSQQLRRGDMYYMWQLVFIWSKLQLRVNPSKQALLDQSRQLMLSSTNVKSIFPFMGVIVAEMGKEALQFCVELCTHVLQSELPFDASTKSLIYKTIAYLLPSDLEVCRACALLVFFLERSLDAYKTVFLLYTHPDQEYHAEAGPVGNHVRFEILQVLKRGLYFDPEFWNLMALRTNCLKLMSEKVGNAALVEIMEEEKWLPSYCTKESVCCGVSSSTSNQLPTKPPTNHQTTSKKRLHKGDKNHVNKRVKTRHEKKEDTELSVNHAVKRRGKKPGLPPVRDVTCVSSLRRSFRQLDSSPENLARPFVDRQHQHMTRLSEKKPPKRKIRKPRWLLEGESTQAENSAPRKGKKPGRKPQQQKQLRTAGVTRKSMPGLVRNNTKQKTAEMPLCLAEKEHQKEFIMEKSLTSSPDQSLEVSQPDNDLSASFIEDVDNTQKSPEPPCKKLPVSAMQTKDLPNNEVIIRAHDACTFIQKMHSYARRSKVKCGTPVKDNPASDLATTVTCTSDHRRPLASVVPKDKPLLVASQTQISAEVEVPSKLHEGTVVPVCVPWTDETSTNRNDQSNDTAIFSPPQNVIVHNEYKYTVEMLTRDITSVPNVTNLTDTLAVLKGPPVRESTYEVVLETIPTNATVVEEQAIDVNTVVSHQTLPFGNTTTLKESTDSEEQAFNKSVTAEDTHDQASVLLTEEAQIDPVESIDTDCDARKQPTTGDVDTGRIPDHTTFVPHCAMSSNSNDQIVEPNSSLVSKNKPQQEPEPPTGSGPQDTQEVETLGNPSNGPTQDPEDSHLMHHCNLCNKVIKGKRVVVAHSMYHYSQDQCMFCGMLFKNNILAMMHLSEHIEKLKGKVPLEGDLQENISHKKVVSEHPTQSSPRRGNHKRSTRNVAELTCSDSRRLRSSHKQTDTKLVDRNRKPRKQAVQRVNGHLRGKVEKIRAVSPPEERERKTSSGRNNHYSDSRDEAEELSTSVRVTRELRRDSTLKQTVDKETASSSSLAVDSGVEAKTRRLSTSKSIDKEREPAAIVNTAGAQKNVCCPVEGCLWPSNQPKNRQSLLNHALEAHYGYTKPLELAFSLGNRCCSTCLRVCWSFQHYQDHIERHRANPRHPCLHQGCGARFKTGREMRRHTRRHSPLRAGCCFSGCTKLFACLWALNLHEREHYGNTSPTSTVEKTKRLKIKQTRKNTKDVKKRSGCKPKDSLTDVLPTSKVNNKLKRAKANSKPKGPHKTTAKSTRRHKIRNNFKKTKAIKKSVQADEKDSSVSLPTSSTTGVAANRLQDMQALSVKDRNTILTTTTKLSTTNRALTKGLKRTSAKKKKQMKNRSSQITTVISREDCDELKTKEIVNPQSTNLETSTTTDPTPASAEETNKLNMSARLKSDILDGLLHDTKDASTVCPSKTVEVTDEVIKLQTDPLFATLDKATPSASSSTTTHLIKLKVNDPLNKKEIIKKLVKDSREPATKDLLNILVQPNDGDPSDASKPEKVKTPVSDEQPDKVVMDVASSSTGSKPVVKALDSTVTSRGYHVVNEYSAKGDTSSTEAEQHKPQPEVDSEAMKRKIAGPYVGKKPYIRPAPTSYLDEKYTSMTKRRKKMSWSLPFSPECSALQEAVAVATPAQRQRCAKCFSSFNRPEELQAHLELKKCTSLFGFDSDEEGNG; encoded by the exons ATGGCGGAAGAAGACAGTGAATTTGAGTTAGAGGGATTTAAAAAACAATTGAGGAGTTTGTTTGACAGTTTTTTACGAGAGGAACTCGGACCCGAAAGCGACATATATTGTGCAAGGTTTTGCGAG CTGGTGGAGGAGTGTACTGGTCGGTGGCAGGAGCCGCTGCCTCAGCTCAGGTTCCTTCAGAGTGCGCTCTGCTCGCTTGTCCAAGCCTCCGTCTGCTTCCCCTCAGATTGTGAGCATGTGCAATGCACCCTGAGTAGCCTGGCACT GAGTGCCTTTGAGCTGTTGCTGTTTTTTGGTCAGAGTGACTTCCTGAGGAATCCGTTGAAAGACATTCTGGACTCTCTTCAG GAATGCTGTTCATCGTTTGTAAGGCACCAGAATGTCCACCTTCTGCAGGTGATGCGGGTCATCAGAGAGGGTGGATCCTGGGCAAGCCCCACCCTTCACGCCATCCTGACTGAAAAAGAACTGCCTCGGGATGAAG TGGACAGATACCTTGGCTCTGAGATGCCAGTATTTCTGGAATTGAGGATACGGTACCTGATGGCCAATCAGAAAGTCTGTGAGGCCACGTCCCTGGCTAAGACTTGTGCTCATCACTCCAGTCTGGGGCGACACCTGTTTTTCCTTCAGGTCTACCTCACCTTCCTATGGAAGGCTTCTCACCACGACCACCTACACAAAGTG ATAGCTGAAGCTGATGCGAAGGATGCTGTGGATATCATCTGTTATATGGAAACTgagcatgatgatgatgaactgGTGCTGTCCCTCTGCAGAGCCTTCCTCTCCCAACAGCTACGGAGAGGAGACATGTACTACATGTG GCAACTTGTGTTCATATGGAGTAAGCTTCAGCTGCGTGTTAACCCGTCCAAACAAGCACTCCTGGACCAAAGCCGTCAGCTGATGCTGTCATCCACCAATGTCAAATCAATTTTCCCTTTCATGGGTGTGATCGTCGCTGAG ATGGGCAAGGAGGCCCTGCAGTTCTGTGTGGAGCTCTGCACCCATGTCCTCCAGTCTGAACTCCCCTTTGACGCTTCCACAAAGTCTCTGATTTACAAGACCATCGCCTACCTTCTACCCTCCGACTTGGAGGTGTGCCGGGCATGTGCCCTACTGGTCTTCTTTCTGGAGCGCAGCCTGGATGCCTACAAGACTGTCTTCCTGCtctacacacacccagaccaggAGTACCATGCAGAGGCCGGCCCAGTGGGCAACCATGTGCGCTTTGAGATCCTGCAG GTCTTGAAAAGGGGTCTGTACTTTGACCCGGAGTTCTGGAACCTCATGGCCCTGCGGACCAACTGCCTGAAGCTGATGAGTGAGAAAGTGGGGAATGCTGCCCTGGTGGAGATAATGGAGGAAGAGAAGTGGTTGCCCAGCTACTGCACCAAAGAGTCTGTCTGCTGCGGGGTCAGTTCCTCCACCTCCAACCAGCTGCCTACCAAGCCACCGACAAATCACCAGACGACGTCCAAGAAACGGCTTCACAAAGGAGACAAGAATCATGTGAACAAACGGGTAAAAACGCGTCATGAAAAGAAAGAAGACACAGAGTTGTCGGTAAACCACGCTgtgaaaaggagaggaaagaagccTGGTTTGCCGCCTGTCAGGGACGTAACCTGCGTCTCCTCCCTGAGACGATCGTTCAGACAACTGGACTCCTCACCAGAGAACCTTGCACGGCCATTTGTTGACCGACAGCATCAACACATGACCCGCCTCTCAGAAAAGAAACCCCCCAAACGTAAGATCAGAAAACCTCGCTGGCTCCTGGAGGGGGAGTCCACTCAGGCTGAGAACAGTGCCCCACGGAAGGGCAAGAAACCAGGGAGGAAGCCTCAGCAGCAGAAGCAGCTCCGCACCGCAGGGGTGACCAGGAAGTCCATGCCTGGGCTGGTCAGGAACAATACCAAACAAAAGACTGCAGAGATGCCTTTATGTTTAGCAGAAAAAGAGCACCAGAAGGAGTTTATCATGGAAAAAAGTTTGACCTCATCTCCAGACCAATCTTTGGAGGTCTCCCAGCCTGATAATGACCTTTCAGCCTCTTTTATTGAAGATGTGGACAATACGCAGAAGTCTCCAGAACCACCTTGTAAAAAGCTTCCCGTCAGTGCCATGCAGACAAAGGATCTACCCAACAATGAGGTGATCATAAGAGCCCACGATGCATGTACCTTTATACAGAAGATGCACAGCTATGCACGACGCTCCAAGGTGAAATGTGGTACACCAGTAAAGGATAACCCGGCCTCAGACTTAGCAACAACTGTAACTTGCACTTCAGATCACAGAAGACCACTGGCATCTGTGGTTCCGAAGGACAAACCCTTACTCGTGGCCTCACAAACCCAAATCTCAGCTGAGGTTGAGGTTCCCTCCAAACTGCATGAGGGTACTGTTGTTCCTGTATGTGTTCCCTGGACTGATGAAACTTCCACAAACAGAAATGATCAATCAAATGACACGGCAATCTTTTCTCCCCCTCAAAATGTAATTGTTCATAATGAGTATAAATACACTGTGGAGATGTTGACTAGGGACATAACCAGTGTTCCAAATGTGACCAATCTTACTGACACATTAGCTGTTCTTAAAGGACCACCGGTTAGGGAAAGTACTTATGAAGTTGTTCTAGAGACAATACCAACTAATGCAACAGTTGTAGAGGAACAAGCCATAGATGTGAATACAGTTGTTTCTCACCAGACACTTCCTTTCGGGAACACCACTACTCTAAAAGAGTCAACAGACTCAGAGGAGCAGGCTTTTAACAAGTCAGTGACTGCTGAAGACACACATGATCAGGCATCAGTCCTTCTCACAGAGGAAGCTCAAATTGATCCGGTAGAGTCAATTGATACAGACTGTGATGCTCGCAAACAACCCACAACAGGAGATGTGGATACAGGCAGAATCCCTGACCACACAACCTTTGTGCCTCACTGTGCAATGTCCAGCAACTCCAATGACCAAATTGTGGAACCGAATAGTTCTCTGGTCTCTAAGAACAAGCCACAGCAAGAGCCAGAACCACCCACAGGAAGTGGACCACAGGACACCCAGGAGGTGGAAACCCTGGGAAACCCTTCTAATGGCCCCACACAGGACCCTGAGGACTCCCACCTCATGCACCACTGCAATCTATGCAACAAGGTGATCAAAGGGAAGCGTGTGGTGGTGGCCCACTCCATGTACCACTACAGCCAGGACCAGTGCATGTTCTGTGGCATGTTGTttaaaaataacatcctggCCATGATGCATTTGTCTGAGCACATAGAGAAACTGAAGGGCAAAGTGCCATTGGAAGGAGACCTCCAGGAGAACATTTCCCATAAGaaggttgtttctgaacacCCTACACAGTCTAGCCCAAGGAGAGGCAATCATAAGAGGTCTACTAGGAATGTTGCCGAGCTAACCTGTTCTGACAGTAGGAGGTTAAGGTCAAGCCAtaagcagacagacacaaaatTAGTAGATCGAAATAGAAAGCCTCGTAAGCAAGCAGTTCAGAGGGTAAATGGACATTTGAGGGGAAAAGTGGAGAAGATTAGGGCTGTTTCGCCACCAGAGGAAAGGGAGCGGAAAACTAGTAGTGGAAGAAATAACCATTATTCTGATTCAAGGGACGAGGCAGAAGAGCTATCAACTTCAGTGAGGGTAACCAGAGAACTACGGCGAGATTCTACTCTTAAACAGACTGTTGACAAGGAAACGGCCAGCTCATCTTCCTTAGCAGTGGACAGTGGAGTAGAGGCAAAGACGAGGCGTCTTTCTACCTCGAAGAGCATTGATAAAGAAAGGGAGCCAGCTGCTATAGTCAACACAGCAGGTGCTCAGAAAAATGTATGTTGCCCTGTGGAGGGTTGTCTTTGGCCATCAAACCAGCCTAAAAACCGCCAATCTCTCCTCAACCATGCTCTGGAGGCTCACTATGGGTACACCAAACCTCTGGAGTTAGCCTTTAGCCTGGGAAACAGGTGCTGCAGTACCTGCTTAAGGGTCTGCTGGAGCTTTCAGCATTATCAAGACCACATTGAGAGGCACAGAGCTAACCCCAGGCACCCCTGtctgcaccaaggctgtggGGCCAGGTTTAAAACCGGAAGAGAAATGAGACGCCATACAAGAAGGCATAGCCCCCTTCGGGCAGGCTGCTGTTTTTCAGGATGTACCAAACTGTTCGCTTGCCTCTGGGCGCTCAACCTACATGAACGAGAGCATTACGGAAATACCTCTCCCACCTCGACAGTGGAAAAGACCAAGCGGTTGAAAATAAAACAGACACGGAAGAACACTAAAGATGTTAAGAAACGATCTGGTTGTAAACCAAAGGATTCCCTCACAGATGTGTTGCCCACTTCAAAGGTCAATAATAAGTTGAAAAGGGCAAAAGCTAACTCTAAACCGAAAGGTCCTCACAAAACCACAGCTAAATCGACTCGGAGGCATAAGATTAGAAACAACTTCAAGAAAACAAAGGCTATAAAGAAGAGTGTTCAGGCAGATGAGAAGGATTCTTCGGTTTCTTTACCCACCTCATCTACCACAGGTGTAGCGGCAAACAGACTGCAGGATATGCAGGCTCTTTCAGTGAAGGATAGAAATACTATCTTAACTACCACCACCAAACTGTCTACAACTAATAGAGCACTAACTAAAGGATTAAAGAGAACTTCTGCTaagaaaaagaaacagatgAAAAATCGAAGTAGTCAGATTACTACTGTGATCTCTCGTGAAGACTGTGATGAATTGAAGACAAAGGAAATTGTAAATCCACAGTCTACTAATCTGGAAACCTCAACCACTACTGACCCCACTCCCGCCAGTGCAGAAGAAACGAACAAATTAAATATGAGTGCTAGACTGAAATCAGATATTTTAGATGGGCTGTTACATGATACTAAAGATGCCTCAACTGTTTGTCCCAGTAAGACAGTGGAGGTGACTGATGAAGTGATCAAGCTGCAGACTGACCCACTGTTTGCCACTCTGGACAAAGCTACTCCATCTGCTTCTTCTAGCACAACCACACATTTGATAAAGTTAAAGGTGAATGATCcattgaataaaaaagaaatcaTCAAGAAACTTGTCAAAGACTCAAGGGAGCCTGCTACAAAAGACCTCTTGAATATCTTGGTTCAGCCTAATGATGGGGACCCTTCTGATGCCTCAAAGCCTGAAAAGGTGAAGACTCCAGTATCAGATGAGCAGCCTGACAAGGTTGTAATGGATGTTGCAAGCTCAAGTACAGGGAGTAAACCAGTGGTTAAAGCTTTAGATTCTACAGTGACAAGTCGGGGTTACCATGTAGTTAATGAATACTCGGCGAAAGGTGACACATCAAGCACAGAGGCAGAGCAACACAAGCCACAACCTGAGGTCGATTCTGAAGCCATGAAAAGGAAGATTGCAGGTCCCTATGTAGGGAAGAAGCCATACATCAGGCCCGCACCGACATCCTATTTAGACGAAAAGTACACCTCCATGACCAAACGCAGGAAGAAGATGTCCTGGTCATTGCCTTTCTCCCCAGAGTGTAGTGCTTTGCAGGAGGCTGTCGCTGTAGCCACACCAGCCCAAAGACAACGCTGTGCCAAGTGTTTCTCCTCTTTCAACAGACCAGAGGAATTACAGGCTCACTTGGAGCTAAAGAAGTGCACATCCCTCTTCGGTTTTGACTCGGATGAAGAGG GTAACGGGTAA